CGGCGATCGGCTCAAGGATGATGGCCGCGATCTGCTCCGGATGGGCCTCGAGCGCCTCGCGCACCGCGTCAACGTCGTTGTACGGCAGCACGACGGTGTCCTTCGCGGCCCCTTCGGTCACTCCCGGCGTGCCGGGAATCGACAGGGTCAGCAGTCCCGAACCCGCCGCCACCAGCAGCGCGTCTGAGTGGCCGTGGTAGTTGCCATCGAACTTGATGAACTTCTCGCGTCCGGTGTAGCCACGCGCCAGGCGAATGGCGCTCATCGTCGCTTCGGTGCCGCTTGAGACGAAGCGCACCATCTCGACGCTCGGCACCGCGTTGATGACGGCCTGGGCCGCGTCGATCTCTACGCACGTGGGCGCCCCGTAGCTCGTCCCCAGCTCCAGCTGGGCACGTACGGCCTCGAGAACGGGCTCGTAACCGTGCCCCAGGATCATCGGGCCCCAGCTGCCCACGAAGTCCACGTACTCGCGCCCGTCGATATCCCAGATGTGGCTGCCTTTGGCCCTCGCCACGAAACGAGGCTCGGTTCCCACGCTCTTGTAGGCGCGCACGGGCGAGTTCACGCCCCCGGGGATGACATCGCAGGCAGTACTGAAGGTGTCGTGTGAGGACTGAGTCATGGGAACTCGACCTTTCCTTTGAGGCAATCAGATACGCGCGCAACCGGGGTCCGACGCCCACGGCGCAGCCCTGACATAGTACCCCAGGAGGGGCGAGGAGCGTTGGCGACGGCGGCCCGTCAGTGCCTGCTGCGCTTGGCCGCCAAGACCGTCGCGACACCCGTGACAGCGGGGGCCACGAAGAATACCGCCGTGATCGCATACAAGACCGCGTCCGGCATCATACGGTCGAACGCGAGGCGCAGGTAGGCGAACACCGCCGCGTACGCGATCGCTCCCCCCAGCGCGATGAACCGGACCCTACTGGTGGACAGCATCGCAGCGGCCGCAGAGAGCGTAGTGAGGCCCAGCAGCCCCGCCGTCAGGAAAAGGCCGCTGTCATCGTCGATAGTCATGCCGCCGAAGAGGCCTGCGACGAGACCCGCCCATGCCACCACGCACACCACACCGACCCCGAGCGGCACCGCAGTCGCCACCCAGGCCGGTCGATGCCGCAGAAACTCCTTCGCCCCCGTGCGAGCGTCCGTCATCAGCTCTCCTTGAAGGTCGATGTTTGTCCTGTCATCAGTTCTGTTCCGGACGGCTCAGTCCTTCACGAAATCCGCGAACGGCAAGGCGGGATGGGTGAATCGCCCTACTCGATGCCCGACAGAGCCCAGACCGCGTCGGCCGGCCTGATGTACCGGTATCAGTCGTGGCCGGTGGTCGAAACGCCGACCTCGGCCGCCGCCTCATCGAGCGAGCACTCACCCTTCCACGCCGGCGGCTCGTAGGCGCAGTACGGCTCGGCTTCGAGGTAGTCGCCGGTGATTTCGAGTGCGCGTGCGCGGCACCCCCCGCAGACCGCCTTGTACTCGCATGCCCCGCACTTGCCCTTCAGCAGCGAGTAGTCGCGCAGATCGTTGAAGACCTGCGACTCGGTCCATATCTCGGAGAACGGCTTGTCCTTGACGTTGCCGAGCTGCATATCGAAGTACCCACACGGCTGAATGTCGCCCACATGACTGACGAAGCAGAAGGTGATGCCGCCGAGGCAACCCCGCGTCATCGCGTCGAGTCCGTACTCTTCGCGCGTGACCTTCTTGCCTTCGGCCTTGGCGAGCTGACGGATGATGCGGTAGTAGTGCGGCGCGTCAGTCGGCTTGAAGTGCAGCGGGCTCGTCTTCTGGCGGTGGTAGGCCCACGTGAGTACCTTCTCGTACTCGTCGGGCGGAAGCTCCTCGGCGAGGATCTCGGATCCGCGCCCCGTGGGCACCAGCATGAAGATGTGGAAGGCATCGACATCGAGTGACTCGGCCAGATCGTGGATCTCCTCGATGAGATGGGCGTTGCGCGTGGTGACGGTGGTGTTGATCTGGACGCCAACCCCCGCGGCCTTGGCCATCTTGATGCCCGCGATAGTCTGGTCGAAGCAGCCCGGCTGCGCGCGGAACTCGTCGTGTCCGTCGGCGGTCGGGAAGTCGATAGACACACTGATGCGCGGGATCTTGTGCTCGGCCATCTTGGCGGCGATGTCCTCGGTGATGAGGGTCGCGTTGGTCCCGATGACCGGCATGGCGCCCTTCTCGTGGCAGTAGTCCACGATCTCCCAGATGTCGGGGCGCATCAGTGGCTCACCACCGGTGAGGATGATGATGGGGTTGCTGATGGTGACGATGTCGTCGACGGTCGCCTTGATCTGATCGAGCGAGAGCTCGCCGTCGTAGTGGCCGAACTCCGCCGCTGCCCGGCAGTGCACGCAGCTCAGGTTGCAGCTGCGCGTGATCTCCCACGCGATGATGCGCGGGGCCTTGATGCCGGTGCGCTCCTGGTAGGCGATGGCCGCCGGGCCGCCGCCCGGCCGAAAGCCCACGCTGCGCGCGCCGCCGTGCCGCTGACGCTCGCTGGGGCCCCCGGGGATGCCAGCCGGATGGCCGCTGGGGCCCCCGGGGATGCCAGCCGGATGGCCGAAGCCGACTCCCGCAGGGTGAGAAGCACCCGAGGACGTTTCCGCAGGGCGCCCCGCCGACGTGCCGACCGGAATCGCAACGGCCGCCTGACCGCAGCCAGCCTCAGCCTCAGCCATTTCCTGCTCGCTGATCGTTCCGTCGTCCTCGCCGAACTCCTCTTCGAGCTCGAGGTCCGGACGTGCAGAGCTGTCGCCGACGTTATTGCTCACTGGTTCTCCTTGATGACATGTGCGCCGCTAGCACACGAACAGCGTAACTATCCGATTATCCCGCATTTCTGCCTGCGAGGTAGTGGCACCAGCGAACGGCGTGCCCTGCGTGCCGTTCACGCGCTTCCACGCGTCGGCGTCCGACTGATATCCGTTCAGGCTCGCACGGCTTTCGGGTACCATGGAACCGTGCACGGTACGGAAGGGCGTCGGCTGTCGCGCGCACATGGCGCAGGCGTCGCGGGTGCCGCCGAGCATCCGATAGAGGGGCACTCCATGTTCTGGCAAATCATACAGTCTTGGCCGTCCATCACGGTCGCCATTCTGGTCATGTACTGGATCGCCGTGACGGTCGTCGTCATCACCGACGAGCGCGAACCCACCGAGACCCTCGCATGGCTGCTCGTGCTGTTCGCTTTCCCGGGCGTAGGACTGTTGTTCTACTTCCTGTTCGGGCGCAACTGGAAGAAGATCGCTCAGCGCAGCGCCTGGATGAAGGATATCTTCGCGCTCGCGCGGCCCACGATGGATCGCGTCTGGGGACAGTACTCTGCGACCGAGAATGCCCTACTCGAATGGGCCGAGCCACGCGGCTACGCACCCATCATCAAGACTGCGCTCGCCGCTGACACCACGCACGTCATGCCCGCGTACGACGTGACGATCCTGAAGGACGGCAAGGCGCTCTACGACACGCTGAAAACGGACCTCCGCAACGCCAAGGACACCATCAACTTCCAGGTCTTCATCTGGGAGCGCGACAAGCTGACCGCCGAACTCACGGCGATCCTGAGCGAGCGCGCCCAGGCCGGCGTCGAGGTCCGGCTGCTCACCGACTACGTCGGCTGCATGGCCTACAAGAAAGATGAGATCAAGCAGATGCAGGCGGCGGGCGTGAAGTTCCACGCCGACCTACCTGACTGGCGCAAGATCAACTACATGGACCACCGTAAGATCATCGTCATCGATAGCGTGATCGGCTACGTGGGCGGGCTGAATGTCGGCCAGGAGTACATCGACGGTCAGCCGCATTACCAGTCATGGCGTGACACCCACAGCAAGTTCCACGGACCTGCCGTGGCAGATCTCCAGAAGCTCTTCGCGGCCCGCTGGCACGAGAACTCCAAAGAGAGCCTGTTCAACGAGCGCTTCTTCCCCAAGGAGTACCCAAGCGACGGAGTCATGGTGCCCGCGATCACCGTGGCTCAGGCCGTCGAGCTGCTGTGGGATCCGGCCCGCCGCGTCCACGAGGCGGCGATGGCCGCAGCGCGTGAACGCATCTGGATCCAGTCGCCGTACTTCATTCCGACCCCCGACATCTACGAGATCATGGTCAACCAAGCGCTGGCAGGCAAGGATGTGCGCCTGATGATCACCGGCGTGCCCGACAAGAACCTGCCCTGGCGCGCAGCTCACTCGTTCTTCCACAAGTTCTTGCTCGCTGGCGGCAAGATCTACATGTACGAGCCGGGCTTCTTCCACGGCAAGACGATCACCATCGATGGCGAGATGTGCGCCATCGGCACCATGAACATGGACATCCGCAGTCTCGCCCTGCACAAAGAAGTCATGACGTGGTACTTCAGCAAAGACATAGCTACTCAGCACGACGCCATCTTCGAGGAAGACATGAGCAAGTCCTCGCAGGTCACGCTTGAAACAGTCGCGAACTGGCCTGCGTCGTTCAAGTTGCGCAACTCCGTCTCGAGGCTGATGTCGAACCTGATGTAATCGTCGCAGACTCGTCTCGCAGCTCCCCACGAGGGTGCGGTCACTGATCGCACCCTCGTGCAGTTCTGAACGGCGACTCGGTTTCTGAAGCCTGCTTGGCCACCCGAACAAGGGCGCCGCGGGCCGCAGCCCTCACGTCTTGGTGTATGTGCTCGAAGGCGGCGACCTGCAGTAGCCGGACCATATCCGAGACGTCGCCGAAGATGTCTTGCACGACACTATCTGCACGCGAGCCCCCTGACCGCAGAAGCCCCATCGCTGCGGGTCGCTTCAGGCCCTGGAAGTGATCCGCCACCTGTACCCAATGGGTGCTCCGGGGCAGAGGGGCAAGAAGCCAAGGCTGCATGACCCGTTGATCCGTCGCGCCGTCGATCAGCTCGCGCTTCGGTAGACCGAGACACACACTGAGCGCGTCGGCCTTCTGGATCGTGAGAGAGCGCTCCCCCCTCTCGATGCGCGAGATGAGCGACTTGCTGCACCCCGCGGACTTGGCGAGGTCCTCCTGAGTCATGTCCATGGTCGTTCTGGTAGAGCGGATGAGCAGCGCGACTTCTCTGAGCTTTCGTGCGTTGATGTAGGCCGTAGGCACGGGCGGGTACCCCCTCAATCGACAGAATCCACGTCTCGTCAACAAGGTGACAAGGGGTGGATACTGCCGTCTTACCCCCGCCTTACCTGGGCCGGGCTGGAGTAGGCAGCGCGTGGGCGACCGTGCGCCGTGGGGCGTCCTGCGGGGCTCCGGGTGACCAGACAGTCAGAATCCGATCCGGACTACGCGTTGCGCAGCCACCTCGCGGCGTCCTTGGCGTGGTAGGTCAAGATGAGATCCGCACCGGCACGCTTGAATCCGAGCAACGTCTCGAGCACGACGCGCTCTTCGTCGATCCAACCGTTCGCCGCGGCCGCCTTCACCATCGCGTACTCGCCGCTCACGTTGTAGGCGGCCGTCGGATAGCCGTACTCATTCTTCACGCGCCAGATCATGTCCATGTAGGCCAACGCTGGCTTCACCATGACGAGATCGGCCCCTTCGTCGATATCGAGCGCCGCCTCTCGCAGGCCCTCTTCGGCGTTCGCCGGATCCATCTGGTACTGCTTGCGGTCGCCGAACGTCGGAGCCGAGTCCGCCGCATCTCTGAAGGGGCCATAGTAGCCGCTCGCGTACTTCACCGAGTACGCCATGATCGGCGTGTCCTGGTAGCCCTCGGCGTCAAGCGCCGCACGGATGGCCGCGACGCGCCCGTCCATCATGTCGCTCGGTGCGACCATGTCGGCGCCGGCCTCGACGTGGCTGACAGCCTCCTTGGCCAGCAGCTCGAGCGTCACGTCGTTGATGACGCACCCCGCATCATCGAGAATTCCGCAGTGCCCATGGTCGGTGTACTCGCACATGCACACGTCAGTGATCACGTAGAACTCCGGGTCGTGGGCCTTGATCGCCCGAATGGCCCGCTGGACGATCCCGTCCGAGTCGTAAGCCTCGGAGCCCGCGGCATCCTTGCTGCTCGGAAGTCCGAAGAGGATAACGGCAGGCACGCCCAGTGCATTGAGCTCGTCGATCTCAGCCGCCAGCATGTCGACGGACAGTTGGTGCTGTCCGGGCATCGACTTGATCTCGTCCTTCTTGCCGGTACCCGGCTTGACGAACAGCGGATAAATGAGGTCTGCGGGCGACACCGAAGTCTCGCGCACCATGGCGCGAATGGTCTCGTTCGCACGCAGTCGGCGGGGACGATAGGTAGGGAACTGCATGGCGACACTCCTTGTACGAAAGCGTCTGACCGGTCAACGACGGTCACACCGGGTCCGGTGCGCCGCTCGCAGCAGCTGCTACTCGACGAACTCCTCGACGCTGACCTTCTGCTTCGAGTCGGACTCCACGTCCTCGCCGGTCCGCAGCTTGCCGCTGCGGCCCACACCCAGCGTGAAGTTGACCCAGCGCTTGTACTGCCAAACAGCGTAGGCCAGCAGCACGATCATGGCGAACCAGTAGAAGATCTGAGCGATGAAGGCGACGACCTGGCCGTTGGCCATGATCCAACCGACGAGGCCGGTGGGCTGCTCTGCAATCATTGTGGGGTCCATACGGATGTCCTTTCGTTTCGGCGTATTCGGCGTATATACAGTCGAGGCGGCGCGTGACTTGCGCACGGCCGCCCCGACATTCTACCCGTTGGTGGAGACGAGGAGATTCGAACTCCCGACCTCTGCGTTGCGAACGCAGCGCTCTCCCAACTGAGCCACGTCCCCACGGATACGCTCGCGAACAAAACTCGCCCGCAGAGCGAGGGATATGATGACAAGCGCGGCGACGAGTGTCAAACCGAACGGGGTGCCTCGGTGGACCGGGAACGAAGGGTGGACGATTCACGCCGGGTCAGCCCTTGTCAGCTAGCGGGCCAGCCGAGCGGCGAGCGCATCAACGAGTGCCGGAACCGTGGACGGGTCCGCCTCGACGTCGGCAACCAGGCCCGCCTCAACGAGCGCCTCCGAGGTCACGGGCCCGATGCTGGCGAGCACCGTGTGACCGAGCGTCGCGTCCACAACGAGCCCGGCCGCCTCGAGCACGGCGAGGAAGTTGCGTACCGTGGACGGGCTGGTGAACGTCACCGCGTCCACGCCCTGCCTCAGCCGCTCGACCACCTTCGGGTCAGGTTCAGCTGCAACCGTCTGATACACCGGAACGACATCCACCACCGCGCCCAATCCGCGCAGCGTCTGCGGGAGGACCTCGCGGGCCTTGAGCGCGCGCGGCACAAGGATCCGCCAGCCCGGCCCTACGCCTCGCGCCACGAACTCGTCGATGAGGCCCTCTGCGCTGAACTCCTCAGGTGGCAGAAGCCCGACCGTGACACCAGCGTCCTCGAGCGCCTGGGCGGTCGCATCGCCCACAGCTGCTACCTGCGTCGCTGCCAACGCGTCTAACGAGCATCCACACGCCCCCATGAGGGCGAGGAGTCTCTCGACAGCGTTGACGGACGTCAGGACGACCCAGTCATACTCGCCAAGGTGCGCGATGGCTTCGTCGGCAGGCCCCGTGTCAGGCGGGTCGACGATGGCGATGACGGGGCACACGATCACTTCGGCACCGAGCGCCTCGAGGGGCGCGGCAAGTGAACGTGACTGCTCGCGCGTGCGGGTCACGACGACAGAGCGCCCGGCGAGGGGCTCTTTGGCCTGCGCGGTATGGGTGGCGGAGTGAGCCGTCACGTGATTCGACCCCCTCGCTCTTCGTCAGGTCTTGAGCAGGTCGTCCACGCCGTCGGCGGCACGGATCTCAGCGAGGATCTCCCCGCCCCCAAGCTCAAGCAGGCGAGCCACCATCGCATCTCCCAGCCCCTCGGGATCTGAGGGGTCACCCTGCAGACGGTCGCGCACGATCCGGTCGCCCTCGACAGAACCGACGAGGCCGTCCATGACAAGCACGCCGTCTTCGATGCGGGCATACGCGCCGATGGGTACCTGACAGCCGCCTTCGAGCTTCTTCATGACCACTCGCTCG
This DNA window, taken from Coriobacteriia bacterium, encodes the following:
- a CDS encoding helix-turn-helix transcriptional regulator — translated: MPTAYINARKLREVALLIRSTRTTMDMTQEDLAKSAGCSKSLISRIERGERSLTIQKADALSVCLGLPKRELIDGATDQRVMQPWLLAPLPRSTHWVQVADHFQGLKRPAAMGLLRSGGSRADSVVQDIFGDVSDMVRLLQVAAFEHIHQDVRAAARGALVRVAKQASETESPFRTARGCDQ
- the cls gene encoding cardiolipin synthase, which produces MFWQIIQSWPSITVAILVMYWIAVTVVVITDEREPTETLAWLLVLFAFPGVGLLFYFLFGRNWKKIAQRSAWMKDIFALARPTMDRVWGQYSATENALLEWAEPRGYAPIIKTALAADTTHVMPAYDVTILKDGKALYDTLKTDLRNAKDTINFQVFIWERDKLTAELTAILSERAQAGVEVRLLTDYVGCMAYKKDEIKQMQAAGVKFHADLPDWRKINYMDHRKIIVIDSVIGYVGGLNVGQEYIDGQPHYQSWRDTHSKFHGPAVADLQKLFAARWHENSKESLFNERFFPKEYPSDGVMVPAITVAQAVELLWDPARRVHEAAMAAARERIWIQSPYFIPTPDIYEIMVNQALAGKDVRLMITGVPDKNLPWRAAHSFFHKFLLAGGKIYMYEPGFFHGKTITIDGEMCAIGTMNMDIRSLALHKEVMTWYFSKDIATQHDAIFEEDMSKSSQVTLETVANWPASFKLRNSVSRLMSNLM
- the hemB gene encoding porphobilinogen synthase; this translates as MQFPTYRPRRLRANETIRAMVRETSVSPADLIYPLFVKPGTGKKDEIKSMPGQHQLSVDMLAAEIDELNALGVPAVILFGLPSSKDAAGSEAYDSDGIVQRAIRAIKAHDPEFYVITDVCMCEYTDHGHCGILDDAGCVINDVTLELLAKEAVSHVEAGADMVAPSDMMDGRVAAIRAALDAEGYQDTPIMAYSVKYASGYYGPFRDAADSAPTFGDRKQYQMDPANAEEGLREAALDIDEGADLVMVKPALAYMDMIWRVKNEYGYPTAAYNVSGEYAMVKAAAANGWIDEERVVLETLLGFKRAGADLILTYHAKDAARWLRNA
- a CDS encoding uroporphyrinogen-III synthase, which gives rise to MTAHSATHTAQAKEPLAGRSVVVTRTREQSRSLAAPLEALGAEVIVCPVIAIVDPPDTGPADEAIAHLGEYDWVVLTSVNAVERLLALMGACGCSLDALAATQVAAVGDATAQALEDAGVTVGLLPPEEFSAEGLIDEFVARGVGPGWRILVPRALKAREVLPQTLRGLGAVVDVVPVYQTVAAEPDPKVVERLRQGVDAVTFTSPSTVRNFLAVLEAAGLVVDATLGHTVLASIGPVTSEALVEAGLVADVEADPSTVPALVDALAARLAR
- a CDS encoding radical SAM protein yields the protein MSNNVGDSSARPDLELEEEFGEDDGTISEQEMAEAEAGCGQAAVAIPVGTSAGRPAETSSGASHPAGVGFGHPAGIPGGPSGHPAGIPGGPSERQRHGGARSVGFRPGGGPAAIAYQERTGIKAPRIIAWEITRSCNLSCVHCRAAAEFGHYDGELSLDQIKATVDDIVTISNPIIILTGGEPLMRPDIWEIVDYCHEKGAMPVIGTNATLITEDIAAKMAEHKIPRISVSIDFPTADGHDEFRAQPGCFDQTIAGIKMAKAAGVGVQINTTVTTRNAHLIEEIHDLAESLDVDAFHIFMLVPTGRGSEILAEELPPDEYEKVLTWAYHRQKTSPLHFKPTDAPHYYRIIRQLAKAEGKKVTREEYGLDAMTRGCLGGITFCFVSHVGDIQPCGYFDMQLGNVKDKPFSEIWTESQVFNDLRDYSLLKGKCGACEYKAVCGGCRARALEITGDYLEAEPYCAYEPPAWKGECSLDEAAAEVGVSTTGHD